The Stratiformator vulcanicus genome has a segment encoding these proteins:
- a CDS encoding tetratricopeptide repeat protein, with the protein MFRSAAITVCALSTAIAIGCQSFSSEANSGIGQLAGRLNPSAQDEPGRDAESLAGMLREAGYSKRADQLLESRDAGKQQVAQAPKSVLPSNSDSESPSPKTVAQLGGAPAISDDSQRDLILPASHEIEATGPDSLSTPQAPSPINSMAKGSNFGAPPAHHRLAVAADLQGDFAAADHHYDAALRERPQDADLLSDIGYSYLLRSDYPASERYLHTALSIEPHHERAAHNLSLLYAKLGDFGRAESVLSAIVSPAEIRTRMAVLRDSLDSSRGASRPENNARALAGSPALSPVSSPSRPRAFAAAPTDTPPAWPHSPQDSFDQSPVVVQRTAARPLDSFEDVQRAMRAERKTAISARQSQHESTTAPLPGDVHPARYQRTRDMTAASDTAPLPIRRTEVDPHDALPLWNPPINDIPQNRESSASVHRPSNSISRADHEEPRHYPQARREHDRSSPHADRSRNHPQPASPSRFAQAGHSVPVTDRGRASTPQRTAMATPRDQSFDYASHAAALIGMEAGPTMFPMIDDEPTPQPGYAMQSEPGYGSHVGGAGYAVPAAYQPESGQAYPVRPGEKINATNRAPVAARDSMLDQMHAHRQMPSGNGAYSPQFGVYSRPPQMVPGHDYIGSAAPVYNSPPPELFRTGDSAERGTTPAERPKRYSY; encoded by the coding sequence ATGTTTCGATCGGCAGCGATAACGGTCTGCGCCCTGTCTACGGCAATTGCGATCGGGTGTCAGTCGTTCTCTTCGGAAGCAAACTCCGGGATCGGCCAATTGGCCGGTCGACTAAACCCGTCTGCGCAGGACGAACCCGGACGCGATGCCGAGAGTCTCGCCGGGATGCTCCGCGAGGCGGGCTATTCGAAGCGGGCCGACCAATTGCTTGAAAGCCGCGATGCAGGAAAGCAACAAGTTGCCCAAGCGCCGAAATCTGTTCTCCCATCGAATTCCGACTCCGAGTCGCCCTCGCCGAAGACGGTTGCTCAACTCGGCGGTGCCCCAGCCATATCAGACGACTCGCAGCGCGACCTGATTTTACCGGCCTCGCACGAAATCGAAGCAACCGGCCCCGACTCGCTGTCGACACCACAGGCTCCCTCGCCCATCAACTCGATGGCCAAAGGCTCGAACTTCGGTGCGCCGCCGGCACATCATCGACTGGCCGTTGCCGCCGATCTTCAAGGAGATTTCGCGGCCGCTGATCATCATTATGACGCGGCTCTTCGAGAACGTCCCCAGGACGCCGATTTGCTCAGCGATATCGGCTACTCATATCTGTTGCGCTCGGACTATCCTGCTTCTGAGCGTTACCTGCACACGGCGTTGTCGATCGAGCCCCATCATGAGCGGGCCGCCCACAATCTGTCGTTGCTCTACGCCAAATTGGGCGACTTCGGAAGGGCCGAATCGGTCCTGTCGGCCATTGTCTCACCGGCTGAAATTCGGACGAGAATGGCTGTGTTGAGAGACTCTCTCGATTCATCGAGGGGGGCGTCCCGGCCCGAGAACAACGCCCGTGCCCTCGCAGGCTCGCCCGCTTTGTCTCCGGTCTCTTCTCCGTCACGCCCCCGAGCCTTTGCAGCGGCACCGACTGATACGCCTCCTGCCTGGCCTCATAGTCCTCAAGATAGCTTCGATCAATCGCCGGTCGTGGTGCAGCGGACTGCCGCTCGGCCGCTCGACTCCTTCGAGGATGTCCAACGCGCCATGAGAGCCGAACGGAAAACGGCGATCTCAGCACGCCAGTCGCAGCACGAATCAACCACCGCACCGCTCCCCGGAGATGTTCATCCCGCGCGATATCAACGAACGCGTGATATGACCGCCGCAAGTGACACGGCCCCGCTGCCGATCCGAAGGACCGAAGTCGACCCGCACGATGCGTTGCCGTTGTGGAACCCTCCGATCAACGACATTCCGCAAAACCGGGAATCGTCCGCTTCCGTCCATCGCCCGTCGAATTCGATTTCTCGGGCCGACCACGAAGAACCCCGGCACTATCCGCAGGCTCGAAGGGAGCATGACCGCTCCTCGCCGCACGCCGATCGAAGCAGAAATCATCCGCAGCCGGCAAGTCCGTCGCGGTTCGCGCAGGCCGGTCACAGCGTGCCGGTTACCGATCGTGGTAGAGCCTCAACTCCGCAGCGGACGGCGATGGCTACTCCGCGAGATCAGAGCTTCGACTATGCGAGTCATGCGGCCGCTCTCATTGGCATGGAAGCCGGCCCGACGATGTTCCCGATGATCGATGACGAGCCGACGCCGCAGCCGGGATATGCGATGCAATCGGAACCGGGCTACGGCTCTCACGTGGGAGGGGCGGGCTATGCCGTACCGGCCGCTTATCAGCCGGAAAGTGGCCAGGCTTATCCGGTCCGGCCCGGTGAAAAGATCAATGCCACCAATCGCGCACCTGTCGCCGCTCGAGATTCGATGCTCGACCAAATGCACGCCCACCGCCAGATGCCGTCGGGTAACGGGGCGTACTCACCGCAATTCGGCGTCTACAGTCGCCCGCCGCAAATGGTGCCCGGGCATGACTACATCGGTTCGGCGGCGCCGGTCTACAATTCGCCTCCACCGGAGCTGTTTCGCACCGGGGATTCGGCCGAACGGGGGACGACGCCGGCCGAACGTCCCAAACGCTATTCCTACTAA
- the hemC gene encoding hydroxymethylbilane synthase, whose amino-acid sequence MRTLRIATRASRLAVWQAEHVRSLLQSRRPEQPVDLVRVSTEGDRNQTDALVGFGGVGVFTREIQNAVLDGRADMAVHSLKDLPTEPHPELRLSGIPSRAPRFDALLLPESAPQIDSLAELKESAVVATGSPRRRAQLAARRPDLTFCDVRGNVETRIKKLDAGEFDALVLAEAGLIRLDLANRISLVLQPPDVLPAVGQAALGIECRADDSEVIELLSALCDPATVAEVTAERAALAELKAGCHAPVAAWCRADGDGLKLDLRVLHPHGRQEYVATRSGPPEQAEEIGRLAARDVIAAGASSVL is encoded by the coding sequence TTGAGAACGTTACGAATCGCAACCCGGGCAAGTCGGTTGGCCGTTTGGCAGGCCGAGCATGTCCGCTCACTGTTGCAATCTCGTCGGCCGGAGCAGCCGGTCGATTTGGTCCGGGTGTCGACCGAGGGTGATCGCAATCAAACTGATGCGCTGGTCGGTTTCGGCGGTGTCGGCGTCTTCACGCGGGAAATTCAAAACGCAGTGCTTGACGGGCGAGCGGACATGGCCGTCCACAGCCTGAAAGACCTCCCGACCGAGCCGCACCCTGAACTTCGACTTTCCGGCATCCCGTCAAGGGCCCCGAGATTCGATGCCCTTCTGCTGCCGGAGTCGGCACCGCAAATCGATTCGCTGGCAGAGTTGAAAGAGTCCGCGGTCGTAGCGACGGGAAGCCCCCGGCGCCGGGCCCAACTGGCGGCACGGCGGCCGGACCTCACATTTTGCGATGTCCGCGGAAATGTCGAAACGAGAATCAAAAAGCTCGACGCTGGAGAGTTTGATGCTTTGGTCCTCGCGGAAGCCGGTCTAATACGACTGGACCTCGCGAACCGCATCTCATTGGTGTTGCAACCGCCGGATGTCCTGCCCGCAGTCGGTCAGGCAGCGCTCGGGATCGAATGCCGGGCCGATGATTCGGAAGTCATAGAACTGCTGTCGGCGCTGTGCGACCCCGCGACGGTGGCTGAGGTCACAGCCGAACGGGCGGCACTTGCGGAACTAAAGGCCGGCTGCCACGCCCCGGTCGCCGCATGGTGTCGGGCGGACGGGGATGGGTTAAAGCTCGACCTGCGTGTGCTTCACCCGCATGGCCGGCAGGAGTACGTGGCGACACGCTCCGGTCCTCCTGAGCAAGCGGAGGAGATCGGCCGGCTCGCGGCCCGGGACGTGATTGCGGCCGGGGCGAGTTCCGTCCTCTGA
- a CDS encoding ComF family protein yields MDDPFGRQMRINGFTTPFRKAAGAVLGVLAYNRCPICRRELSRPKDASGPVCGDCASKLDITPSPCPRCAAPAGPYSADEQGCRLCARENYAFSRTVAIGVHEGLQRTALLAGQASHGEVILEWLTDRLWERRCEQLSAWNCDIVTAVPRHWTRRITTANNAAEVIGRRLARRLDRPFRPNLLSQTRWSKPQASLRPTARRKNLGDTFSITDHRVARDRTVLLCDDVMTTGTTAHRCSRALLDGGAKSVDVAVLLRGVGRLEAT; encoded by the coding sequence TTGGACGATCCATTCGGCAGGCAAATGCGGATCAACGGCTTCACAACACCATTTAGGAAGGCGGCCGGAGCCGTGCTGGGCGTGCTCGCATACAACAGGTGCCCCATTTGCCGCCGGGAATTGTCTCGCCCCAAAGACGCGTCGGGGCCCGTCTGTGGCGACTGTGCTTCCAAGCTCGACATCACGCCCTCCCCCTGTCCGCGATGTGCCGCACCGGCCGGACCGTATTCGGCTGACGAACAGGGATGTCGATTGTGCGCTCGCGAAAACTATGCCTTCTCGCGGACCGTGGCGATTGGTGTTCATGAGGGACTTCAACGGACGGCTTTACTGGCCGGACAAGCCAGTCATGGCGAAGTCATTCTGGAGTGGCTAACCGACCGGCTCTGGGAACGGCGATGTGAGCAGCTTTCCGCATGGAACTGCGACATCGTGACGGCCGTTCCCCGTCATTGGACACGGCGGATCACCACCGCCAACAACGCCGCGGAAGTCATCGGTCGCCGCCTCGCACGCCGGCTCGATCGACCGTTTCGACCGAATCTGCTTTCGCAGACGCGTTGGTCCAAGCCACAGGCATCACTTCGGCCGACCGCTCGACGGAAGAACCTCGGCGACACCTTTTCGATCACCGATCATCGCGTTGCCCGTGACCGCACCGTCCTTCTGTGCGATGATGTTATGACGACGGGCACGACGGCGCACCGATGCTCGCGGGCCTTGCTCGACGGTGGGGCGAAATCGGTCGACGTCGCGGTGCTGCTGCGTGGCGTCGGTCGCTTGGAAGCGACGTGA
- a CDS encoding DUF502 domain-containing protein: MNQPPQDAPTPTTALQIFVKGLGISLPSILTLVILIWFGGVIYRYIIDPISWAVQYSIASVTSDARPADGLLDSPRLPQLKYTRAPYNATYRLTENRLASLKEVVDSKESIPVGLLEDDPRGVYIVYGNEAVPYEHYRDVARRTPAAEMPTNAPSLYERRVTFKFFGSSFLLSLLAVLFVLSGIFFVGRIVTVRLGAYLVERIERNVLGRLPLISKVYSSVKQVTDFFFSERTVEYNRVVAIEYPRKGIWSLGFVTGNSMRQLVEAAGEPIISVLIPTSPMPMTGYTMSLPRSHVVDLDISVDQAFQFIVSCGVLIPVGQAVTATTLADQVKAQIEEEPVEYPETGNGAARRDDEANSP; this comes from the coding sequence ATGAATCAACCGCCGCAGGACGCACCCACCCCCACGACGGCGCTGCAAATCTTCGTCAAGGGTTTGGGGATCTCACTTCCGTCGATACTCACCCTGGTCATTCTGATCTGGTTCGGGGGCGTGATTTACCGCTACATCATCGACCCGATCAGTTGGGCCGTTCAATATTCGATTGCCAGTGTGACGAGTGATGCACGACCGGCCGACGGGCTGCTCGATTCCCCGCGTTTGCCGCAACTCAAATACACGCGGGCGCCCTACAACGCGACGTATCGCCTGACAGAGAATCGGCTCGCCAGCTTGAAAGAGGTCGTCGACTCGAAGGAGTCGATCCCGGTCGGCCTGCTCGAGGATGATCCGCGCGGAGTCTACATCGTCTACGGGAACGAGGCCGTCCCCTACGAGCACTATCGTGATGTGGCCCGCCGCACACCGGCCGCGGAAATGCCGACGAACGCGCCGAGTCTTTACGAGCGTCGCGTGACCTTCAAATTCTTCGGCAGCTCGTTTTTGCTCAGTTTGCTCGCGGTTCTGTTCGTGCTCAGCGGGATATTCTTTGTCGGGCGAATCGTGACCGTGCGGCTGGGTGCCTATCTCGTTGAGCGAATCGAGCGAAACGTGCTCGGGCGACTGCCGCTGATCAGCAAAGTCTATTCATCGGTCAAACAGGTCACCGACTTCTTCTTCTCGGAGCGGACCGTCGAATACAACCGGGTGGTGGCGATCGAGTATCCCCGCAAGGGCATCTGGTCACTGGGATTTGTCACCGGTAACAGCATGAGGCAATTGGTCGAGGCCGCGGGCGAGCCGATCATCAGCGTGCTGATTCCGACCTCGCCGATGCCGATGACCGGCTACACGATGAGTCTGCCTCGCAGTCATGTCGTCGATCTCGATATTTCGGTCGATCAGGCTTTTCAATTCATCGTCTCGTGCGGCGTGTTGATCCCCGTCGGACAGGCGGTGACGGCTACCACGTTGGCCGATCAGGTAAAGGCTCAAATCGAAGAAGAGCCCGTCGAGTACCCGGAAACGGGCAACGGCGCCGCACGTCGTGATGACGAAGCAAATTCGCCTTGA
- a CDS encoding type II and III secretion system protein family protein, whose amino-acid sequence MIKSNVDDHSSDLQRMDGQEQARMSDPMKQNTPMKTSVKRSRLALTTMCMLTCSVTAGSSALAQYVPFDAEPSDGPVIRQVAVSKRDRPLPPQISEMPDIMEELEVIDQRSQLIVANANVVRTAIADSTVIEVVQYSPNEIAIIGVGLGSTTLTLWFENDPHPLIYLVTTIEDPGLEQQREVDYGKLERKLQVLFPDSQVYLMPLSYKIVVKGQARDAEEAARILEIVRGEVIDEYGGLFGPQGSGANGGGNGIGDNLFFGNNAVDDFGSSFIVNMLEVPGERQVSIRVRIAELNRQQLRRMGIDISVLFNNGRHLVDAAIGGLPSTITGIFENGEVNVLVNWLATNGTVKLLSEPTLTVLSGHPASFLSGGEFAVPTIVGVDGAAAQQTTFRGFGTSIIVTPTVIDKDLIRMRVVPEYSEINANQSVGGVPGLDSRRVQTTVELREGQTLALAGLIGRRSDTEVTRIPFLGELPIIGSTIFSAKRATEDETELLVLVTPELVRPMEPDEVAPVPGWYVTHPTDEQLYKHAMTEGAPDLGVYQMGPIGRDATYPREVGYHVFEPAPGSALYSPSTPYPGGNVAPLPAPGASAGNLPAPIYSDSYESMPRHNMQPNPQPMRRAMPQSAPAPREHYMPREQSTPPAPTLQTPPRSAPPVRRAPSITPPPAPNTAPGLPALPSMTRSQFQRRGTQQGQVLPAGATRQTPTIQPAGLRRSEQQSSAPKHAGW is encoded by the coding sequence ATGATCAAGTCGAACGTCGATGACCACAGCTCGGATCTTCAACGCATGGACGGACAGGAGCAGGCACGGATGAGCGATCCGATGAAGCAGAACACGCCCATGAAAACCAGTGTGAAACGGAGTCGTTTGGCACTGACCACAATGTGCATGCTTACCTGCTCTGTGACGGCGGGTTCGAGCGCACTGGCACAGTACGTGCCTTTCGATGCCGAACCTTCCGACGGGCCGGTCATTCGGCAAGTGGCCGTCTCCAAGCGAGACCGACCGCTGCCGCCGCAGATCAGCGAGATGCCGGACATCATGGAAGAGCTTGAGGTGATTGATCAGCGAAGCCAGTTGATCGTCGCCAACGCGAACGTCGTCCGTACGGCGATTGCCGATTCGACCGTGATTGAAGTCGTGCAGTACAGCCCGAACGAAATCGCGATCATCGGCGTCGGGCTCGGCTCGACGACTTTGACGTTGTGGTTCGAAAACGATCCCCACCCGCTGATCTACCTCGTGACGACCATCGAAGATCCGGGGTTGGAGCAGCAACGCGAAGTCGACTACGGCAAGTTGGAACGCAAACTTCAGGTGCTGTTCCCGGACAGTCAGGTCTACCTGATGCCGCTCTCCTATAAGATCGTCGTCAAAGGCCAGGCACGCGATGCCGAAGAGGCCGCCCGCATCCTCGAAATCGTGCGTGGCGAAGTGATCGACGAATACGGCGGCTTGTTCGGACCCCAAGGGTCGGGAGCCAACGGCGGCGGCAACGGGATCGGTGACAACCTCTTCTTCGGAAACAATGCCGTCGACGACTTCGGCTCCTCGTTCATCGTCAATATGCTCGAGGTGCCGGGCGAGCGACAGGTTTCGATCCGCGTCCGAATTGCCGAACTTAATCGTCAGCAACTGCGACGGATGGGGATCGATATCTCAGTGCTCTTCAATAATGGACGTCACCTCGTTGATGCCGCGATCGGTGGTCTGCCTTCGACCATCACCGGTATCTTCGAGAACGGCGAAGTCAACGTGCTCGTGAACTGGCTTGCCACAAACGGCACGGTCAAGTTGCTGTCGGAGCCGACTTTGACGGTCCTGAGCGGACACCCGGCGAGTTTCCTCTCCGGCGGTGAGTTCGCGGTCCCGACGATCGTCGGTGTCGACGGAGCTGCCGCTCAGCAGACGACCTTCCGAGGGTTCGGTACCTCGATCATCGTCACCCCGACGGTCATCGACAAAGACCTCATCCGGATGAGAGTCGTACCCGAATACAGTGAGATCAATGCGAACCAGTCGGTCGGGGGCGTCCCCGGGTTGGATTCACGACGGGTGCAGACGACGGTGGAACTGCGTGAAGGCCAGACGCTGGCCCTCGCCGGTTTGATCGGTCGTCGGTCCGACACCGAAGTCACGCGGATTCCGTTCCTCGGCGAACTGCCGATCATCGGTTCGACGATCTTCAGCGCGAAGCGTGCGACCGAAGACGAAACCGAACTCCTCGTGCTCGTCACGCCGGAACTGGTTCGGCCGATGGAGCCCGATGAAGTCGCGCCGGTTCCGGGTTGGTATGTCACTCACCCGACCGACGAACAACTCTACAAACATGCGATGACCGAAGGTGCTCCCGACCTGGGCGTCTATCAGATGGGCCCGATCGGTCGCGATGCGACGTATCCGCGGGAAGTCGGCTATCACGTGTTTGAACCGGCCCCGGGTTCGGCTCTGTATTCGCCATCGACTCCCTACCCCGGCGGAAACGTCGCTCCGTTGCCGGCTCCCGGAGCCTCCGCTGGCAACCTGCCGGCACCAATCTACTCCGACTCGTACGAGTCGATGCCGCGGCACAACATGCAGCCAAACCCGCAGCCGATGCGGCGAGCGATGCCTCAATCGGCACCGGCACCACGTGAACACTACATGCCGCGTGAGCAATCGACCCCGCCGGCACCAACACTGCAAACACCGCCGCGATCGGCACCGCCGGTTCGACGGGCCCCCTCGATCACGCCGCCGCCCGCTCCGAACACGGCACCCGGACTGCCGGCACTGCCAAGCATGACGCGGTCACAATTTCAACGCCGCGGAACGCAACAGGGGCAGGTTTTGCCCGCCGGAGCGACACGTCAAACGCCGACGATTCAGCCGGCTGGCCTGCGTCGTTCTGAGCAGCAATCGTCCGCACCGAAACACGCCGGTTGGTGA